From Campylobacter showae:
GTATAATCATTTTATTTTTATTTATACTGGATTAGTTTGATAATGCCAAATAACCCCAATAAGACATTAGAAGAAGAATATATTGAATTTAGAAAAAATAACTATTTCGGTAAATGTTTTATTTCTTCACTGTATGTGCACGTAGCTTTGTTGCTTATTATTTTTATTTTACCAAACCACATAATGAGCTTACTGCCTTTACTAAAATTTTTTACACACATCATGAAAAATGTTTTTCCAAATATAGAATATTATTCTAATGCAAGCAATTTACCTGAATTATGTGAATTTTATTTTAGCTACTTATGGCTGGTATGTCTTATGATATCAATATGGTGTATTATGCAATCGCCACAATTAAATCATGAGGCTAAGCGGTTTTTTGGAACATATGAATATCTTAATAAAGGAATATTTCCTAAAAAGTTTATTAAAATTGAAAGCAGTAAAAAAGAGCGTATGATAACTATTTTTTGTGTTATATTTATTGGATATACTCTGTATATAAATTACAATGGCTACTTAATAAATAGCAGTATATTTTCAGAATGGCTAGCGGATAGACTCGGGATACTTGCTATGGGCGTTTTTCAAAATTTAACTATTCATATAGCAATAGTATATATTATGATTAGCATATATACCATCATACATATTAAATGGTTGAGTAAAAATACAAATATAAATTTTAGGCCCAATTAAACTTAAACGGCCCCTCTCTTATGAATTTCAACAGTTTATGATATAGTTTTCCTGTGCATTTTTAGTGTTATATCTAAATTCTTATTCGCTACGCTCATTACTTTTCAAGAATACAGTTCTAAACGCAACATACCGCTCCCTTGCGTGAGCCTAATTTAAAAATATATCCTTTCAGTCAATCTCAGCAAGCACTCAAAATAATTCAGTATAAAATATTTATATTTGTCAAATTTCGCAAAAATAATACAGATGAAGAAATCATTAAATTTATCCTAAAAATAACCTCGTTATTAGTAAAATATAGTATAACCAATAATAAACAAATTCCACACAAAGAGATCGCTATGAAGAAACTAGTTTTTATCCTTTCTGTTGCGTTGTTTACAATATCCGCTCATGCGGAAAGCAGTACTGTAATCGCAGAGCAACTAAGATCAGCCGGCAAAGCCGTAGAGTCTCTCGCCTACGATAAAGAAGGTTGCCTGAAAGAGAAAAGTTGGATATCTTGTGAGCGACTCGCGAAGCATTACGACACTACGAAACCGGATATGCCTTGCGATTCGGAAATGGTCACGGAGTACTACAAAAAGTGTTGCGACTATTCAAAAAATAAGGTCCAGCTATGCTGCGACAAGGGCTATCCAAAAGAGCTTGAGGAAAAACGCGATACGGCTTGCAAAGCAAAAGATGCTAAAAGTTGTGGCACGCTAGCATCCATCGCACACAGACAAAAAAACTATGAGAAGTCGTTTAATTACGCAAAAAAGGCTGCGATGCTGGGAAAGACGATACTTCTTGTAAACTTCTTGCCTATATGTATTATTACGGTCAGGGCGTAGAAAAGGATTATAAAAAATCGTTTAATCTATATGAAGGATTGTGTGATAGAGATATATACAATATGTGCACTATCCTGAGCCACTTCTATACGGACGGCGTAGGCATGAAACAAGACATCAAAAAGGGTAAGAAAATTTTAGAAAAACTTTGCTACGATAAATATCCGGAAGGCTGCGCCAATCTAGCCGCGCTCTATGAAAGCGATAAATACGGCATGAAAGACGATAAAAAAGCCACAGAGCTTTATACCATGGCTTGCAAACACAATCCAAAAGCCCCGACATGCGACAAGATAGGCGGCACGAGCAAGAGGCTTGAGTTTTTTGTACCGAAAAAAAGCGCGGTTATAGTTGCGTTGAGCTGGCAGATACCTACTACAGAAACGATCTAGAAAAAAAGCTGTATTTTTATAACAAAGCTTGCGAATTCGGATTTGAACGTGCCTGCGGCCAGATTGCTAATATCGCCGAGCAAAAAGAAGCTTCAGAAAAACAAAAATCTACTTGCGACGAAAAAAGGACGGCGAAGCTTGCTTCCAGATAGCAAGCTCCTACAACTACGATCCGAAAAATCAGCTGTATTTTTTTGATAAAGGTTGCGAATACGGGCTCGCGTATACGTGCCTCTATGCCTTAGACCTCGTAAGGGGAGATAATAACAAAGCGATGGAATATGGATACAAAGCATGCAAACTAGGTGATACTGCAACTTGCAGAATGATTGAGGGAGTCGCTAAGAAGGCTTGCGATGAAGGTGATCAGGACGGCTGCAAGTGGCTAGATACAATAAAAAATCGTAAATAAATTTAAATTTGAGCCGAGTTTAAATTTGCGCTCGGCTCAAATAAACTAAAAGATTGCGAAATTTTTAGTTAAATATGCGACTTGAAATTTTCTACTAAAAACGGTTTTAGTTTAAGCAAGACACATGAAAGAAAGCAATCTAATAAAAAAGAATCAGAAACCAATAAAATTTTCTATAAGGAGAGTGTTTTATGGTTTGCAAACATTTTATTTTACCGCTTAAAATTCTTTTCGTTTTTACTGCTTTTTCCTTTAAGGAGGCGACCAGATGAATCCCACGCCAAATTTAAAAAAATTAACCCTACTTCACTCCAATGATTTGCACGGAGACTTTTTGGCTGAGAAAGTGGACGACAAGCTAGTAGGAGGCGTCTCTATGCTGTCCGGATATATAAATCAAGTCCGCCAAACCGAGAAAAACGTCATCTACGCTATCGCCGGCGATATGTTTCGCGGCTCGATTATCGATTCGGAGTATAAAGGGATTTCTACGATCGAAATCATGAATGCTTTAGCGCCCGATATCGTTACGGTAGGCAATCATGAGCTAGATTACGGTATTCCGCATTTGCTTTTTATTGAAAAGTGCGCCCAGTTTCCAATCATAAACACAAATTTGTTTATCAAAACCAATCACGCCCGTCTATTTCCGCCTTGCTATATCATGGAGCTTGACGGCATGAAAATCCTTTTTATCGGTATCATCACCGATGCAGTTTTGGCGCAAGCCAAGCAAGACCACCTAATCGGTTCTTTCATCGGAATCGAAGAGGCGGCACAAGAGGTCGGGCGAATCTGCAACACCTACAACCGAATCGATATCGATTTTACGGTTTTGCTAACTCACATCGGTTTTGAGGCTGATAAAGAGCTAGCCGCTATGTTGCGACCGGAATGGGGCGTCGATCTGATTATCGGAGGGCATTCTCATACCTTGATGGAGCAGCCTTGCGTCGTCAATGATATTTTGATTGCGCAAGCAGGCGTCGGTACCGACCAGATCGGGCGATTTGATATCGTGGTCAATACAGACACCAACAGCATCGAAAGCTATAAATGGCAGTGTATCCCCATAAACGACAAGTACTGCCCAGTCGATGAACAAATAGAGAATTTGATTCGAAAATATAAGAGCGTAACCGATCAAAAATATACTCGCGTCATCACCCGTTTTAGCTGTCCGCTAACGCACCCGCAGCGCAACACCGAAACGGCTTTGGGAAATTTGTTTGCCGATATCTTCAAAAACAGCCTAGGCATAGATATTATGTTGCTTGGCTCAGGCAGTATTCGGGGCGAAAAGCTAGGGCCGATCGTAGAGTATGGGGGCTTGGCCGAAATTTTTCCTTATGATGACGGCGTTTATATGCTCAGAGCGGACGGCCGAACCTTCCGCCAAATGATGCGCTATCTACTGCGAGACGACGCCTTTTTGGGAACAACGGAATTTTATAAGTTATCGCAGGGGCTAAAACTCGCCTATTCGCGCTCCAACCGAGAAATCATTAGCCTAACTTATCGTGGAATAGAAATAGCAGATGACGATATTTTCACGATCGGTCTACAAAACTACCATTACTGTAATTTAGAAAGCTTTTTTGGCGTTAGCTTTGAACATGTAAAAACTTTCGGTACTCCCAAGATGATTGCTACTTCTTGCTTAGATATTTTGGAAGAGTACTTAAGCACGCACAAAGCTATTCGGCAAGACGTAGAGGGGCGATTAACGATTTTGGATTAAAAGTATTTTCGGTCGCCCATGCGACTTTTTAATATTTACCATACAACTGCGGCTATATTTCCGCCGCATTCAGCGATAAGCGCAAAAGAACCGTCAAATGACTACAGGCTTGATTGCGGCAAATAAAGCCCCAATACTTAATGTCTAGGAGCTTTTTACGATCAACCCGGCTCTTATCGCAATTTAGTTCGAGATAATTCTTCGCGTTTTTTATTTTTGTTTTGATTTTAAAGGCTTATATTTAAGGATACTTTTTGCTTTGAATTATGAGAAAAACAGCGACGGTTTTAGCAAATACGCTCTTTTCGGACGGTATATAGATCGTGTCGTGGTCTATGAGTAAAATTTAACAACTTAGATGATAACTAATAAATATGCAAATAATCGGTTTAACGGTACGTAGAGAATAACAAAAATGTAAAAAATATGCGCTTACGCTAGGTGCAGCACGCCAAGCTCGGAGAATCTTGATATCGGTACTGCTAAGTTTTCAGCAAATTCGAGACGCGAGTTAAATAATCAGAACAAATACTAAAAAGCTCATGAGGCATTATGTTATAGATTTAGACTATAAAATATTTTGCAAAGTTACAAATTTATGCTAAAATCGCGCGCTTCTAAATTTACCTAAAAGGGAAGAGATGAAAAAATATTTAGCCGAGTTTTTTGGTACATTTTGGTTAGTTTTTGGAGGTTGCGGCAGTGCAGTATTTGCAGCGGCTTTTCCAGAGCTTGGTATCGGATTTGTCGGAGTTTCGCTAGCGTTTGGCCTTACTGTTCTTACGATGGCTTATGCAGTTGGTCACATCAGCGGCGGCCACTTTAACCCAGCCGTATCGGTTGGCCTACTAGTTGGCGGAAGATTTGACAAAAAAGACTTCGTGCCTTACGTCATCGCACAAGTTATCGGAGCGATCGGGGCTGCTGCCGTGCTATATCTTATCGCTTCAGGCAAGGCTGGATTTGACGCTGCTGCGAGCGGTTTTGCTAGCAACGGATACGGCGAGCACTCACCAAATGGCTACAGCCTAGTTTCAGCGCTAGTTGCCGAGGTGGTTTTAACTGCGTTTTTCCTTATCATCATCCTAGGTACGACTGATGAGCGTGCGCCAAAAGGCTTTGCGCCGATCGCTATTGGCCTTGGTTTGACACTTATTCACCTTATCTCGATACCTATCACAAACACATCAGTTAACCCAGCTCGTTCAACTGGCGTTGCGATATTTCAAGGCGGTTGGGCGTTAGAGCAGCTTTGGCTTTTCTGGGTTGCGCCTATCGTTGGAGCGATCATCGGAGCTATCATCTATAAAGTTATGGGCTGCGCATGTGGCTGCTGCAAAAGCGCAAAATAATCACACTTTATACTTCAAGGGGCGATCTTCGCCCTTTCTATTTTCATAAAATTTTTAAAATTAAGATCAGTTAAGCGAATATAATAATCTATTTAACATATTACCGTTATTACATCTAACCACTACTTCGCTATCCTTATAGCTTCGTCTTAACAAACGGTAAGCGCATCGCAATTAAATTATTCTTTGAGTTCTTTGTGTCACTATAACCTCGTCTCCGCAATTCAACAAACCATCGTAAGCCTTCCGGTAATCAGAATAGATAGCGAGTGATTAAAGTCGCTACACCTAGGCGACATCGGCATCAATTCATTTGCAAAATAGTTTTAGGCTATAAGTACAAACTTGAACGTCGCACTTTAGTATGCCGTTTTACTAGCAACTGCAAGCCAAGAAATGTTATAAAGTAGTAGGTTTTTAACCAAATAGGCATACGAGCCAGAAATCTATTCTAAAATTAAATATTGTATCATGCACGCCGGCCATAAAATTCTGATATTTTTGGTTATTTTATCGATTTTTTTATGAAATTTTAATAAACTCCGCTATTTATACCACTTCCATATCGAGCTAAAAACACTATAAAATTTCTCTAAATTTCTTTTTCGGAATTTTTGAACGGACTATATATGTTTATTTTTTATCTCTACGCTTCTTATTTTTAAGAACATCGACAAGATCGTGATTTTTGTATTTATACTACCTTCAACGAAAAGCTCCTTTGGGGTTTTTATATCGCATTCGAGTAAATTTGCCTGCCCCCCTACCTGCACTCCAGCTTCGTTATCGTTTGGGTATTGGCAAAGTACGATGGATACGGCATCGAAACGCTAAAATTTCGTATTTGTTTAGGCGCGATATTTTTAGCGACGCTAGTGGTGATCTCCGCGACGTTTGAGCGCTCGTCGCCGCGCGAAGATAGCGATAGTCCGCTAGGTTTAAAGATAGAGCCCGCGATCGTCTCCTTGCTTACGGGGTTGTTGATAAGTTTGACGGTAAGATCGCAGTTTGCGATGCTAAACTCGCCCGTATTTCGCAGCGAGCCCTTAAACACGATTGTTTCGTTTCTTAGCACGCGGTGGCCGGAAAACTCCGTCAGCACGGCCTTTTTAGTGTATTTATCCACGATCATCATGAAAAAATATCCAAGCGTCAGCGTCGCTACGACGTTTATCGCGACGTAAATTTTAAAAAATTTCGGATTTTTCTCGTTGCGGGCGATCAGCGCGAAAAGCATTGAAAGTAGCGCCAAAACCGCAAGCGCGATGAGGTGAAATACGTTAAAATACCCTTCCATCAAAAGCACTCCGAACTTGTCGTGATATTATAGTCCTGCGCGCGAAAGTTATTTACCGCGTGCGTGATCTCGCGCGTCGCGTTTACGTCCAGCGCCTCTTTTAGCACGATATTTTCTCTCAAAAACGGCTTTAGCTCGTTTGCGTAACGGCGCAGCGTATTGCCCGAGTTTTTGTAAAAGCTAAGGCCGATTTCGCAATAGTTAAACGGTTTTTTGGAGAGATTTGTGAGGCGCAGATCCACAAGCAGCGTGTTTGAGTACTCAAGCTGCTTGGTTGAGACTAGCTCGAGCGAGCGAGTTCGCAAATTTTCATCTAAAAGCTTAGGCATAAAATACGCCCCGCATCCAAGCCCCGCGATAGTAACGATCATCAGCGCAAAGCCCGCAAAAAAGGACTTTGATGCGACGTAAACGCAAAGCGAAACGAGCGCTAAAAAGGTCAAAAACATCCATATATAGGCGGCAAAATCCACCCAGCCAAGGTGCGTCAGATAGAAATTTAAGCCTTGTTTTAGTTCGTTTATCATCTTGCCTCTTTGCTTCGTTTGCCTTGCGGCGAGCCAAATTTGAAATCCGCCTGCATAAAGCGTGCCAAATTTGACCGCTCTAGCCTTTTCGCGAGTTTTTTTCCTCGATACCGCTTAGCCCGAAACGGCGCGCGAGCTCGGCCTTGACGCGGTCAGGATGCACTCCGTGTAGCGCTAACGCAACGAGCGAGTGAAAGCATAAATCAGCCGCCTCGTAGATGATCTCCTCGGTCGGCGTTTTCGGCTTTTGGTTTTTAGGCGTCTCGGTTTGGCTGTTTTGGTTCGCGGCGTTTTCGTTTGAAATTTTAGCAAATTTTTCGTTTTGGGTTAAATTTGACGAAATTTGACCGCCATTTGCGGCAGAGTTAAACTGTGCAGTTTCATTTTTGCGCGCCGAGGCGTCCTTGCACGCCATCACGAGCTCCGTGGCCTCCTCGCCGACTTTTTTTAGGATTGCGTTTTCGCCCTTTTTAAACAGGCTCGCGACGTACGAGGTCTGCGGATCGGCGTTTAGCTTGCGGTCGATTATCGCGTGATAAACCTCGTCGATTATGCCGTAGATCGGCTTTTTGGCTTGGTTTAAATTTTGCTCTTGCGTCAAATTTTGCCCATCATTGCTAGCTAAATTTGACTCGCCGCCGTCTCCCGAAATCTTTCTAAAAAAGCATGATTTTGCGCCCGTGTGGCACGCTACGCCGCCGTTTTGAACGACTTTGAGCAAGATCGTGTCGTTGTCGCAGTCCAGGAAAATCTCGTCTATCACTTGCGTATTTCCGCTCTCCTCGCCCTTTTTCCAGATGCGATTTTTCGTACGCGAAAAATAGTGCGCAAAGCCCGTTTTTAGACTCAAATTTAACGCCTCTTCGTTCATATAAGCAAGCATTAAAACCTCGCCGCTCAAGCTTTCTTGAACGATGGCGGGCAAAAGGCCGCCCACTTTTTCCCAGTCTATTTTCATTTTTATTTCCTTTCGGCTACGGGTTTAGCTCGGCGCGCGGGCAAATTTTAAATCCCAAATTTGACTTCAAATTTGAGCATAAAAAATCAAGGCGAAGTATCGCGAGATAGATTTTTACTTCGCTATGATCGTAACGCTAAAGCAAGAAAGGGCTTTGTTTCCCTTTTGGTCGCAACTGCAAGCAGAAGCGACGTAAAAATTTAGCATGGGCTAGACAAGGTAGTCTGCCGAGCTAAATTTTTACTAGCTCCGCTAAAGACGCTCGCGAGACGAGCCGCTTTAAGAAAAAGTTATTGCGTTATCGCGCTTTGTTTTGCTTTATCCTTCGTGTCTACCCAGATATTCGGCACCGCTCCGCCGGGCGTTAAGAATATCTTCGCGTCGTTGTTTTCGCGTAGCGCCTCGTTAAATTTAGCCTGCGTTTCGATCTGCTTTAAATTTAGCAAATTTTGATCGAGGCTTTTTGCGACCTCTTTATTTGCATAGGCCTGCGCGTCGGCTTCGATCTTAGCCGCATCCGCACGACCCTGAGCCTCGATGATAGCGGCCTTTGCCGTACCTTCAGCGAGGGCTGCTTTTTTGAGCGCCTCTTGATTTGCGCGCTCTACTTCGTATTTGGTTCGCTCGGCCTCTTGCTTAGCGATTTGTACGCGCTCGATCTGCTCTTTTACCTTTTCAGGTAGGATAATCTCGCGTAGTTGCACGGTTAGCAGCTCGACTGGTTTGTTTGGCTGAGCGTCGATATCCTTTCGGATACCCTCGTCGATAGCCGTGGCTAGGTCGTTTCGCTTCGTCGGTAGCTCCTCGGCGGTGTATTTACCCGCGATGCTGCGCACGACGTCGCGTACGACGGGATCGACGATCTTGTTTTCCCAGCTAAGACCCCAAGACGCGATCGTTTGAGGCGCGTTTTCAGGATTTAAGCGGTACTGCACGGTGATGTCGATGCTAACAGGCAAGTTTCTCGCGTCCAAAACGGAGATCGAGTTTTTGCGTATGATGCCGGCTTGAGCCTGCGCGCCGTACTTTTGCGCCGCCTCGCCCATATCTTCGCCCGAAGTGTAGTTGATGAGGCGTACGCGCGTATCGACTACGATGACTTTTTGCAAAAACGGGATAAAGAAGTGCAGACCCGGCTGCATCGGAGATGGGTCGTATTTACCCAAATTTGACTTGATGCCTACTTCGCCCGAGTTTATCGTAACGAAAGGCTGCGTGAGCGCAATCACGGCCACAAGCGCGATGATGACGTAGGCAAAGGCCGAAATTTTGCCGAACCCTTTAAAATCAGGCGTTTTAAAATTTACTTTCGGTCCTTTGCTCTCGTCGCCGCTATCGTCTCCGCCGCCGGAGCCTCGTTTTTTATTAAAATAATCGTTCAAATCCGCTGGCATTTCGTTCCTTAAATGTAAGTTAGCATCGAGGCGTATTTTGGATTGCGTCCGTAAACTATGTCAAAATACGCGTCTTGTAGGCGTTTGGTTACCGCACCGCGCTCGCCTGCGCCGATCACGCGGTTGTCGATATTGCTTATCGGAGTGACCTCGGCCGCCGTACCCGTGAAAAACGCCTCGTCCGCAGTGTATGCGCGGTCGCGAGTGATGCGCTCCCTGTGCACTTCGATACCTAGATCGTGAGCGATTTTGATGACGGTGTCTTGCGTGATGCTAGCTAGGCTGCTGTCGTTTGGAGGAGTGATTAGCGCGCCGTTTTCTACGATGAAAAAGCACTCGCCCGGCCCCTCTGAGATGTAGCCCTCGCTATCAAGTAGCAGCGCCTCGTCGTAGCCCGCCTCTTTGGCCTCGTAGTTTGCCATTTGCGAGCAGAGGTAGTTCGAGCTTGATTTTGCGCGGCTCATTTGACCGCCGACGTTTAGTTTAGCAAAGCTTGAAATTTTCACACGGATGCCTTTTTTTAGCCCCTCTTCGCCTAGATACGCACCCCACTCCCATGCGGCGATCGCCGTATTTACGGGAGCTTTTGTGTGAGCTAGACCCATGATGCCGTAGCCTAGGTAAACGATCGGGCGCAGATAGACGTTTGATTTAAATTTATTTGCGCGAAGTAGCTCGACCTGCGCGTCTTCAAGCTCTTTTTGCGTGTATTTGACGTTTAGGATCGTCATTTTGGCTGATTTTAGTAAGCGCGCGGTGTGGTCGCTAAGGCGAAATATCGCTAAGCCTTTATCCGTCATATAGGCTCTTGTGCCCTCAAATACGGCGTTTGCATAGTGAAGCGAGTGAGTTAGGACATGGACTTTAGCGTCCTCCCATTTGACTAATTTTCCATCCATCCAGATAAATTCGGAAGGGTTCATTTAGTATCCTTTTTTATAAAATTTGCTGAGTGTAGCTAAAATTTCTTTAAAATTTTGTAATGTTTAAGATTTCGGTCTAAAATTTTGAGCTTGCGAGGCAAAATTTACCCCGACTTTAGAGCTCATCGGCTACGACGTCCTCGATGTTTTCAGCAAAAGGCAGCACAAGCGTCTTATTAGAGCCAAACGCACTATGCCACAGGGCTTTTTTGATCGCTTCGTAAGGCGTATCGTAAATTTTAGCCAGCTCTTGCAGTAGCTCCTCGGCCTTATCGTCGCTTAAATTTTCGCTGCGATAAAATAGCATTAACGTCGCGCCGATACCGATAAACTCAAACCCGAATCGCTCGTTCATCATCAAAATAAACGCATACGTCTGCTCAGGCTCAAAATCGTCCGTAAAATACCCCTGAATCATTCTCGCAAATACGTCCGTACTGCGCTCGCAAGGGCACAGATAAACGTCGATATCCTCGTCAAGAGCGTTGTAGTCGCGGGTATTTAGGTATTCTAAAGCCTTTAATTTATCGGGATAGTTTAGGCTAAATTTACCGTAAAATTCGCTCACTTCAGCCTTATACTCGGGATCGTTTAGGATGTCCAGCATCAAACGAAACTCCGCAGCGGGAAAGTTGCGCGCATCCGGATTTTGCACATTATACTCCTCCTCGTCCAGCATCTCGAAACTAGAACTTGCGTGCATATTCGTGTATTCGCATTGCGGGGCGTTTTCGATGATAAAAAGCGGCTTAAATCCCGTATGCTGCTCGCACAAGCGATTATATGCGATCGTGACGGCGTTCATATTTTGATGAGCGTTAAGGACGCCGTATTTTAGGGTAAAATTCGCTTCGCGCGTGTAGCGCGGATCGGGCTTTTCGAGCCTAAACGAAATAAGCTTTTCAGGGCGACAAATCGTGTAAAAAGCTAGCTTTAATTTTTCAAAAAACGACATATTTTTTCCTTTTTAAATAATTTAATTCTTTAGTTTAAAGGGGCAATTTAAGCCAAAAACGGCTTAAATCTCAAAATTCGGCTTCATATTTAAACATAGAGCGATAATGCCGCAAGCAAAGTAGATGGGCAAGGATAAAGGAGCTATATATAAGCGACTCTAGCCGGCGGCAAAATTTAAACGAAATAATAATTTCTTGTTTGGGGTCAAATTTGAAGCGTTGCTTGGATTTAAAAGCTAATTCCAAATTTGAGCGTAAGAAAAAAGGTGAAGCATCGCGAGATCATTTTTAACGTCGCTACGGTTTTTGTGGCCAAGGCTAGCTATGTAGGTTGCCGCAAAGACCTCTGCTTGCAGTTGCAAGTAAAACGAAGCAAAAACTCATAAAAGCCGCCGGCAAAACTGCTATTTTTCTAAAATTATCCTAGTCGCGGCAGGATCTACGCACTCTTTTTGCATTATTATTTCGCCTATCTCCCTTGCTCTTATAATGCCTGAGAGCGGATTTTTCACGCTAGCTATGCCGCCTAAAATTTCGGCGTCCACGCTTGAATATTCAAAGGCTAGCGTGGTATCTAGCGTTTGGCAGCCGCGCAGTACGAGATTTTGCACGTAGCAAAGCCCTTGCAGGCTCTCTATCACGCAGTTTTCAAAGGTCACGTTTTTGCTGTTCCACGCGAGGTATTCGCCGCTGATGAAGCTGTTTCGCACGGTCACGTTCTCACAGTTCCAAAAGGCGTCTTTGCTAAGCAGCTTGCTATCCTCGACGAGCAGGTTCTTACAGCCGTCAAAACCGTAGTTCCCGTCCAAATTTAGCCCGTAAACGCGCACGTTTTCGCAGTTCATCGCAAAATAATCCCCGCGCGCGCAGACGTTTTTTATCTCCACGTCCGCGCAGCTCCACAGCGTCTCCTCGGCCTGGGTCAAATTTACGTTTTCTAGCTTCACGTTTTGGCACCTGCGGAAGGATTTTGGCGCCTGGATTAGCGTATCTTTAAAGCCCACGTCTCGCGCGTACCAGATGCCCGCACGCGCCATCTGCATCAAAAATCCGCCCTCAACGGCGACGTTTTTAGTGTACCACAACGGATATTTCCACTCGAAAGTGCAGTTTTTTAGGCGCAAATTTTGCCCGTGCTTTAGCGGCGACTCGCCTGCTGCGAACCCGCACCGCTCAAACTCCGCGTCCTTTGCGCCAAACATCGCGCGCTCGCCGATAAATTTTTGCTCGACAAATTTTTGCATATTTCGCCTCCGTCGTTTTTGTTGATTATATCGGTTTTACGGCAACAAGGGTGTAAATTTTAAAAATCGGAGCGAAATTTATGAAGCAAACGGGTAAATTTAAGCAGCAGTAAAAATCCAAGCGTTTAGGCGTTGCTATTGTCTTTCGGAGTCCTATTTTCCCAAACGCCTGGCAGGAAAAGGTAAGATTTAGACTAGCGCAAAGGATGGAAACGCGAGCCTAAATTTTACCTTTTGCAGTCAAATTTGCCGTATCCGAGCGAGTGCCGGAGGGCGTCAAATTTGATCTAAATTTAAAGCCTGCGACCAGCCAAATTTAACCCGGCCGCAAGCGCAAAAATCCAAACTTACCAAAAAGCGGCCCCGAAGCGCACCGGCCGAGAGCCGCTAAATTTTACTTCTCAAACGCCTTTTCTAGGCTAAACGGAAACGCCTGATAGCCCATCGCGTTGGTCATTTTGATTTCGATTGACGGCTCTTTTGCTCCCCACTCAAACTCGTTGATGTGAGGGCTAGGCACGCCGACCGGGCGACCTTTGGCGATGTCAAACTGCATGCCCGCGACCGCCGAGTAAACCATCACGCTATCAAGGTCGTCTTGATACTGCGCTAGCGAAGTGACCGAGCTGTACCACTCGCTACCGCGCTGTTTGCCGTACTCCCAGACTTGCTCGACGGTTTTAGCTTTTTCGTCGATTTTATAAACGACCGCGCGGGAGTATTTCATACCCGCCATCGCAGGCTGCTCCATACCGCGTGTGTCGCCGTTGTCAAAGACGGTGAGATAAAGGGCGCCCTTTTTGGACTTGCTATCGATACGAAATGCCGTATGTTGCGTCCACTGCCAGTCAAATCCGCCCTTCTCGCTCTCGTAGCCCGGGCATTTTGAATACTCGTCCTCGCAGACGATTTTTTTGCCGTCTTTATCTACAGGCTGGAGCAAGTAGCCCTTAAACTGATCCTTCCAG
This genomic window contains:
- the ilvE gene encoding branched-chain-amino-acid transaminase encodes the protein MNPSEFIWMDGKLVKWEDAKVHVLTHSLHYANAVFEGTRAYMTDKGLAIFRLSDHTARLLKSAKMTILNVKYTQKELEDAQVELLRANKFKSNVYLRPIVYLGYGIMGLAHTKAPVNTAIAAWEWGAYLGEEGLKKGIRVKISSFAKLNVGGQMSRAKSSSNYLCSQMANYEAKEAGYDEALLLDSEGYISEGPGECFFIVENGALITPPNDSSLASITQDTVIKIAHDLGIEVHRERITRDRAYTADEAFFTGTAAEVTPISNIDNRVIGAGERGAVTKRLQDAYFDIVYGRNPKYASMLTYI
- a CDS encoding DUF3737 family protein, translated to MQKFVEQKFIGERAMFGAKDAEFERCGFAAGESPLKHGQNLRLKNCTFEWKYPLWYTKNVAVEGGFLMQMARAGIWYARDVGFKDTLIQAPKSFRRCQNVKLENVNLTQAEETLWSCADVEIKNVCARGDYFAMNCENVRVYGLNLDGNYGFDGCKNLLVEDSKLLSKDAFWNCENVTVRNSFISGEYLAWNSKNVTFENCVIESLQGLCYVQNLVLRGCQTLDTTLAFEYSSVDAEILGGIASVKNPLSGIIRAREIGEIIMQKECVDPAATRIILEK